One window of Equus caballus isolate H_3958 breed thoroughbred chromosome 3, TB-T2T, whole genome shotgun sequence genomic DNA carries:
- the LOC100068041 gene encoding UDP-glucuronosyltransferase 2C1-like has product MKTVKGFCVLFMLHLCFLDSGRTGKVLVWPTDFSHWINLKVILEELHLRGHEITLLVPSFSLLMDHTKIPFNVEVLQVSVTKETYMEELNTFLYITTSELPKMSWWDKQVKLPEMFKSFLRTHKRVCDAVITNTELLSRLQAAKFDICVADPLSFCGELLAELLSIPFIYSFRFSEGNAIERLCGGLPAPSSYVPGSTTGLPDNMTFVQRLENWLLHVMSDVMYLYYLFPEWDEYYSKVLGKPTTICETMGKAEMWLIRTSWDFEFPYPYLPHFEFVGGLHCKPAKPLPKEVEEFVQSSGKDGVVVFTLGSMIQNLTEEKSNMIASALAQIPQKVLWRYTGKKPDTLGPNTRLYDWIPQNDLLGHHQTRAFITHCGTNGMYEAIYHGIPVVGIPIFGDQFGNIARMKAKGVAVEVDLHTMTRSDLLNALKEVINNPSYKENAMRLSRIHHDQPMKPLDRAVFWIEFVMRHKGAKHLRPASYNLTWYQYCSLDVIGFLLACVATFMFLVTKCCLFCCWKFGKTGKKKKRE; this is encoded by the exons ATGAAGACTGTGAaaggcttctgtgtccttttcatGCTGCATCTGTGTTTCCTCGACTCTGGAAGGACTGGGAAAGTACTTGTATGGCCCACAGATTTTAGTCATTGgattaatttaaaagttattctGGAAGAGCTCCATCTTCGTGGGCACGAAATAACCCTCCTAGTGCCCTCATTTAGCCTTCTGATGGATCATACCAAGATTCCCTTTAATGTAGAGGTCCTTCAAGTTTCAGTAACTAAAGAGACTTACATGGAAGAGCTCAATACCTTTCTCTATATAACTACTTCTGAACTGCCGAAAATGTCCTGGTGGGACAAGCAAGTAAAACTGCCAGAAATGTTCAAGAGTTTTTTAAGGACACACAAAAGAGTATGCGACGCTGTTATCACAAATACGGAGTTACTCAGCAGGCTTCAGGCAGCTAAGTTTGATATCTGTGTTGCTGATCCTTTAAGCTTTTGTGGGGAGTTGTTGGCTGAGCTTCTCAGTATTCCATTTATATACTCTTTTCGGTTTTCTGAGGGGAATGCCATTGAAAGACTGTGTGGTGGGCTTCCCGCCCCTTCTTCATATGTTCCTGGAAGCACAACAGGACTGCCAGACAACATGACTTTTGTACAGAGGCTGGAGAATTGGTTATTGCACGTAATGAGTGATGTGATGTACTTATATTATCTGTTTCCAGAATGGGATGAGTATTATAGCAAGGTTTTAG GAAAACCTACCACAATATGTGAGACTATGGGGAAAGCTGAAATGTGGTTGATTCGAACTTCCTGGGATTTTGAATTTCCTTACCCTTATTTACCTCACTTTGAATTTGTTGGAGGACTACACTGCAAGCCTGCAAAGCCCCTCCCGAAG GAGGTAGAAGAGTTTGTCCAGAGCTCTGGAAAAGATGGAGTTGTGGTATTTACTCTGGGGTCAATGATCCAAAATCTCACAGAAGAAAAGTCTAACATGATTGCATCAGCCCTCGCCCAGATTCCACAGAAG GTTCTGTGGAGAtacacaggaaagaaaccagataCGTTAGGGCCCAATACACGACTATATGACTGGATTCCACAGAATGATCTTCTAG gTCATCACCAAACCAGAGCATTTATCACCCACTGTGGAACCAATGGAATGTATGAAGCTATTTACCATGGGATCCCTGTGGTGGGAATTCCAATATTTGGTGATCAGTTTGGCAATATTGCTCGTATGAAGGCCAAAGGGGTAGCTGTTGAAGTAGACTTGCATACAATGACCCGTTCCGATCTGCTTAACGCTTTGAAGGAAGTTATTAACAACCCTTC CTATAAAGAGAATGCTATGAGGTTATCAAGAATTCACCATGATCAGCCCATGAAGCCCCTGGATCGAGCAGTCTTCTGGATTGAGTTTGTCATGCGCCACAAAGGAGCCAAACACCTGCGGCCAGCCTCCTACAATCTCACCTGGTACCAGTACTGTTCTTTGGATGTGATTGGGTTCCTGCTAGCCTGTGTGGCAACTTTTATGTTTCTGGTCACAAAATGTTGCCTGTTCTGTTGCTGGAAGTTTgggaagacaggaaagaagaaaaagagagagtag